Proteins co-encoded in one Nitratireductor kimnyeongensis genomic window:
- the mnmE gene encoding tRNA uridine-5-carboxymethylaminomethyl(34) synthesis GTPase MnmE — protein MRETIFALSSGGLPSGVAVVRMSGPGTASALEDLAGDLPAPRHATLKTLRDGDGVILDKSLILFFPGPHSFTGEDCGELHLHGGRAVVGAILETLSHRKNFRLAEAGEFTRRAFLNGKFNLTEAEALSDLISAETETQRRFALSNSESRHKDLYGQWRRTLIQTRAMIEAELDFSDEEDVPGSVAEQVWQEVEGLRDSLKRHAAGYRTAEIIREGFRVVILGAPNAGKSSLLNTLARREIAIVTDEPGTTRDVLEANLDINGIKVIVTDTAGIRENPGKVEALGIDRAISRAREADLLLLMEDCSDPVPVDIPYETRSLKVGNKLDLAGSSPDDGRYDFAISARTGEGIDSLLQKVHSLATAATVGATETLPFRERHVQLLLQAANHVESAVAAVDSPLELRAEELRLAADSLGRITGTIDVEDLLDTIFSQFCIGK, from the coding sequence ATGAGAGAAACCATCTTCGCCCTCTCCAGCGGTGGATTGCCATCCGGCGTCGCTGTTGTGCGGATGTCGGGTCCGGGAACTGCCTCGGCGTTGGAGGATTTGGCAGGTGACCTACCTGCGCCGCGTCACGCGACTTTGAAGACACTGAGAGACGGCGATGGGGTGATTCTGGACAAATCGCTAATCCTCTTTTTTCCGGGTCCCCACAGTTTCACCGGTGAGGATTGCGGCGAACTTCATCTTCACGGCGGTCGTGCTGTCGTTGGCGCTATACTAGAGACGCTTTCGCATCGAAAGAACTTTCGACTGGCGGAAGCTGGTGAGTTCACGCGGCGGGCATTCCTGAACGGCAAGTTCAATCTGACCGAGGCAGAAGCACTTTCGGACCTTATCTCTGCGGAAACGGAAACACAGCGTCGTTTTGCCCTGTCCAACTCGGAAAGCCGTCATAAAGACCTCTATGGCCAATGGCGTAGAACCCTCATTCAAACGCGGGCCATGATTGAGGCGGAGCTGGATTTTTCTGACGAGGAAGATGTGCCTGGATCTGTAGCCGAGCAGGTATGGCAAGAAGTGGAAGGCTTGCGCGATTCGCTCAAACGACATGCAGCGGGTTACCGAACCGCGGAAATCATCAGAGAGGGATTTCGTGTGGTAATACTCGGCGCGCCCAATGCCGGAAAGTCGAGCCTGCTCAATACCCTTGCGCGACGCGAGATCGCCATTGTGACCGACGAACCGGGTACAACTCGTGACGTTCTTGAGGCCAATCTGGATATTAACGGCATCAAAGTGATCGTGACCGACACGGCCGGCATACGGGAGAACCCCGGCAAGGTGGAAGCGTTGGGGATCGATCGTGCGATAAGCCGTGCCCGCGAGGCCGATCTCCTATTGCTGATGGAAGACTGCAGTGACCCTGTTCCCGTTGACATACCCTACGAGACTCGTTCGTTAAAGGTAGGGAACAAGCTGGATCTTGCCGGTAGTTCGCCCGACGATGGACGATATGATTTCGCGATCTCCGCCCGCACCGGGGAGGGAATCGACAGCCTTTTGCAAAAGGTGCACTCTCTTGCAACGGCTGCCACAGTAGGGGCTACAGAAACCCTTCCGTTCCGCGAGCGGCACGTGCAACTCCTTCTCCAAGCAGCGAACCACGTGGAAAGCGCAGTGGCGGCGGTCGATTCACCGCTTGAGCTTCGTGCTGAGGAGTTGAGACTGGCTGCCGATTCTCTCGGACGAATTACCGGCACAATTGACGTAGAAGATCTTCTCGACACGATATTTTCCCAGTTCTGCATCGGCAAATGA
- a CDS encoding thioredoxin domain-containing protein: MPLPAKNLLGNETSPYLLQHQDNPVHWRPWSSDALREAREFGKPILLSVGYAACHWCHVMAHESFDNPQIADAMNRYFVNIKVDREERPEIDQIYMASLSAIGEQGGWPLTMFLDSEAQPFWGGTYFPPKQAYGRPGFLQVLEAVNEAWQNKRHELLKSAGALSAHVKMQLSANPGEAPSPLSALQSLATNIHAMIDRDLGGLRGAPKFPNAPFMRVLWLSGDSDHKSAVIDSLSAMLSGGIYDHVGGGLARYSTDDKWLIPHFEKMLYDNAQLLRLLCWVYTDTQNELFRIRIEETVAWLLREMRVEGGAFASSLDADTEGVEGKTYLWTEAQIRDALGTQADSFFQTFSLSKPDQWEGDPILHRRSHPSYLGEEREALLRSMLDELLATRLARAQPGRDDKVLLDWNGLAISALADAARLLDRPDWLRAARDAFRFACESMKDGRLPHSIRETRSVFPGLSSDYACMISAAASLFQSTSDQTFLDQAQEWADQLRTWYLDESGTGHYLTASDAKDVPIRIRGDIDEAIPSATSQVIDALLALSVLSPEPTNSHLSDLVQSALGRTTNQAYGQAGIIYASALAAAHKLLIMVEPGRQDVFVPVANRNLDPSRFDIVVGEKRTRKLPDGMSINPNERAAYLCMGQTCLPAIYTPEELEAALRRTQPVGPAW, from the coding sequence ATGCCGCTGCCCGCAAAAAACCTTCTGGGTAACGAGACAAGTCCCTATCTCCTTCAGCATCAGGATAATCCGGTGCACTGGAGGCCTTGGTCATCAGACGCGCTACGGGAGGCACGCGAATTTGGAAAGCCTATTCTGCTTTCCGTCGGTTATGCAGCGTGCCACTGGTGCCATGTCATGGCGCATGAGTCGTTTGACAATCCTCAAATAGCTGACGCGATGAACCGCTATTTCGTCAACATCAAGGTGGATCGGGAAGAGCGCCCGGAGATCGACCAGATATACATGGCGTCCCTGTCGGCAATCGGTGAGCAGGGAGGTTGGCCACTGACCATGTTTCTAGACTCTGAGGCCCAACCGTTCTGGGGCGGTACCTATTTCCCTCCCAAGCAGGCATATGGGCGGCCGGGCTTTCTGCAGGTTCTGGAAGCTGTCAATGAAGCCTGGCAGAACAAGCGCCACGAACTCTTGAAAAGTGCTGGTGCACTGAGCGCGCACGTGAAGATGCAGCTTTCCGCGAATCCAGGGGAAGCTCCTTCGCCGCTCTCGGCGCTACAGTCTCTCGCTACCAATATCCATGCAATGATCGATCGGGATCTCGGTGGTCTTCGTGGAGCACCCAAGTTCCCAAATGCTCCCTTTATGCGCGTACTCTGGTTGAGCGGCGATAGTGATCACAAGTCAGCAGTCATCGACAGCCTCTCCGCCATGCTTTCTGGTGGTATTTACGATCACGTTGGAGGCGGACTCGCGCGCTACTCAACCGATGACAAATGGCTTATTCCCCATTTCGAGAAGATGCTTTATGACAATGCTCAACTCTTGCGTCTCTTGTGTTGGGTCTACACCGACACGCAGAACGAATTGTTCCGTATACGAATCGAAGAGACCGTTGCTTGGCTTCTGCGTGAAATGAGGGTGGAGGGCGGCGCTTTCGCGTCCAGCCTCGATGCCGATACCGAAGGTGTCGAAGGAAAAACCTATCTATGGACCGAGGCACAGATCAGGGACGCATTGGGAACTCAGGCAGACTCCTTCTTCCAGACATTTTCCTTATCCAAACCTGATCAATGGGAGGGCGACCCGATCCTTCATCGGCGGTCTCACCCCAGCTATCTTGGCGAAGAACGAGAAGCTTTGTTGCGTAGCATGCTGGACGAACTCCTCGCCACTCGGCTGGCCCGTGCGCAGCCAGGCCGGGATGACAAGGTTCTTTTGGATTGGAACGGCCTAGCGATTAGCGCACTCGCGGACGCGGCCCGCCTCCTTGATCGCCCGGATTGGCTAAGAGCCGCGCGCGATGCTTTTCGTTTCGCTTGCGAATCGATGAAGGATGGGCGTCTTCCCCATAGCATCCGGGAAACCAGAAGCGTGTTCCCTGGGCTTTCAAGCGACTATGCTTGCATGATTTCGGCCGCTGCATCGCTCTTTCAGTCGACTTCAGATCAAACATTTCTGGATCAGGCGCAGGAATGGGCAGACCAATTGCGCACCTGGTATTTGGATGAGAGCGGCACTGGACACTACCTCACCGCCAGCGATGCGAAGGATGTCCCCATTCGGATACGCGGAGACATCGATGAAGCCATTCCATCTGCCACAAGCCAAGTCATCGATGCATTGCTGGCACTTTCCGTGCTTTCCCCCGAACCGACCAACAGCCATCTTTCAGACCTCGTGCAATCCGCATTGGGTCGCACGACCAATCAAGCCTATGGCCAGGCAGGTATTATCTATGCTTCGGCGCTCGCAGCTGCTCACAAACTGCTGATCATGGTCGAACCTGGCAGACAGGATGTCTTCGTTCCGGTAGCGAATCGAAACCTTGATCCATCCCGCTTCGACATTGTCGTGGGGGAAAAACGTACCCGTAAGCTGCCAGACGGTATGAGTATCAACCCAAATGAACGGGCCGCCTATCTCTGTATGGGACAGACCTGCCTTCCGGCCATCTACACGCCAGAGGAGCTCGAAGCTGCCCTGCGCCGAACGCAACCCGTGGGACCGGCATGGTAA
- the rho gene encoding transcription termination factor Rho — protein MQEMKLQELKSKSPTDLIAFAESLEVENASIMRKQELMFAILKKLSTQDIEIIGEGVVEVLQDGFGFLRSATANYLPGPDDIYISPSQIRRFSLKTGDTVEGPIRSPKEGERYFALLKVNTINFEDPEKIRHKIHFDNLTPLYPDERLNMEIEDPTKKDLSARVIDLVAPLGKGQRGLIVAPPRTGKTVLLQNIAHSITSNHPECFLIVLLIDERPEEVTDMQRSVNGEVISSTFDEPASRHVQVAEMVIEKAKRLVEHGRDVVILLDSITRLGRAYNTVVPSSGKVLTGGVDANALQRPKRFFGAARNIEEGGSLTIIATALIDTGSRMDEVIFEEFKGTGNSEIVLDRKVADKRIFPAIDILKSGTRKEDLLIPRQDLQKIFVLRRILAPMGTTDAIEFLNDKLKQTKTNSEFFDSMNT, from the coding sequence ATGCAGGAAATGAAACTCCAAGAGCTGAAAAGCAAATCGCCCACCGATCTCATTGCGTTCGCCGAATCGCTTGAGGTCGAAAACGCCAGCATCATGCGCAAGCAGGAGCTGATGTTCGCGATCTTAAAGAAGCTCTCCACCCAGGATATCGAGATTATCGGTGAGGGTGTCGTCGAAGTGCTGCAGGATGGCTTCGGCTTTCTCCGCTCGGCAACAGCCAACTACCTACCCGGTCCCGACGATATCTACATCTCCCCGTCGCAGATCCGCCGATTCTCGCTGAAAACCGGCGATACGGTGGAGGGGCCGATCCGCAGCCCCAAGGAAGGCGAGCGCTACTTCGCCCTTCTCAAGGTCAACACGATCAATTTCGAGGATCCGGAGAAGATCCGCCACAAGATCCATTTCGACAACCTGACCCCGCTCTATCCCGATGAGCGGCTGAACATGGAGATCGAGGATCCGACGAAGAAAGACCTGTCGGCGCGCGTGATCGACCTCGTGGCGCCGCTCGGCAAGGGCCAGCGTGGCCTGATCGTCGCGCCGCCGCGTACGGGTAAGACGGTTCTTCTGCAGAACATCGCCCACTCGATCACGTCGAATCACCCGGAATGCTTCCTGATCGTGCTTCTGATCGACGAGCGTCCGGAAGAAGTGACCGACATGCAGCGCTCGGTGAATGGCGAGGTGATTTCCTCCACCTTCGATGAGCCGGCCTCCCGCCACGTTCAGGTTGCCGAGATGGTGATCGAGAAGGCAAAGCGTCTTGTGGAGCATGGTCGCGACGTGGTCATTCTGCTCGATTCGATCACGCGCCTTGGCCGCGCCTACAACACGGTTGTGCCATCTTCCGGCAAGGTTCTGACGGGTGGTGTCGATGCCAACGCGCTACAGCGTCCGAAGCGGTTCTTCGGTGCAGCGCGCAACATCGAAGAGGGCGGTTCGCTGACGATCATCGCGACCGCGCTGATCGATACGGGTAGCCGTATGGACGAGGTGATCTTCGAAGAGTTCAAGGGAACGGGCAATTCGGAAATCGTGCTTGACCGCAAGGTTGCTGACAAGCGCATCTTCCCGGCTATTGATATTCTCAAGTCTGGCACCCGTAAGGAAGATCTGCTTATCCCTCGTCAGGATCTGCAGAAGATTTTCGTTCTGCGCCGCATTCTGGCTCCGATGGGTACGACAGACGCCATCGAGTTCCTGAACGACAAGTTGAAACAGACAAAAACAAACTCGGAATTCTTCGATTCGATGAACACCTGA
- the hemJ gene encoding protoporphyrinogen oxidase HemJ, producing MAASDTGGKKAAGRAFVALAIFIGLTALLFFHNPSGFYLWAKAIHVIAVIAWMAGMLYLPRLFVYHADAEPGSEKSETFKVMEQRLLRLIINPAMMVTWVLGLWLAWNGFSFSGGWLHAKIALVVAMSGVHGYFSASVRRFAADQNTRPARHWRIMNEVPTVLMIVIVILVIVKPF from the coding sequence ATGGCTGCAAGCGATACTGGTGGCAAAAAGGCCGCGGGCAGAGCCTTCGTCGCGCTGGCGATTTTCATCGGGTTAACGGCACTTCTGTTTTTTCACAATCCATCCGGGTTCTATCTCTGGGCCAAGGCCATTCATGTCATAGCGGTGATCGCCTGGATGGCCGGAATGCTCTATCTGCCGCGTCTCTTCGTCTATCACGCGGATGCCGAACCTGGTTCGGAGAAGTCGGAGACCTTCAAGGTCATGGAGCAGCGGCTCCTCAGGCTGATTATCAATCCTGCCATGATGGTGACTTGGGTTCTTGGTCTGTGGCTTGCATGGAATGGCTTCAGCTTCTCAGGTGGATGGCTTCATGCCAAGATTGCACTGGTGGTCGCCATGTCCGGCGTGCATGGGTATTTCTCGGCCTCTGTTCGCCGATTTGCCGCTGATCAGAACACCAGACCGGCGCGTCATTGGCGTATAATGAACGAAGTGCCGACGGTTCTGATGATCGTCATCGTTATCCTTGTTATCGTCAAACCCTTCTGA
- the hemE gene encoding uroporphyrinogen decarboxylase, producing the protein MGQRKTLEVLRGETVFPPPVWMMRQAGRYLPEYRETRKQAGGFLDLCYNPDLAVEVTLQPIRRFGFDASILFSDILVVPHALGRDLRFEEGRGPLLTPIDVGGIAKLETSGFHDHLAPVYETVRRLRRELPDETTLLGFCGAPWTVATYMIAGHGTPDQAPARMFALEQPEAFSALIDCLADCSAEYLIRQIDAGADAVQIFDSWAGVLDELSFERWCVRPVARMVAKIREKHPDTPIIGFPKGAGALYAGYRRETGVTALGLDWTVPLGTARRLQAEGAVQGNLDPFRLIAGGEALHEGVDAIIEALRHGPFIFNLGHGITPKTPVEHVEAMLKRIREAQ; encoded by the coding sequence ATGGGGCAGCGAAAAACCCTTGAAGTCCTTAGAGGTGAAACGGTGTTTCCCCCTCCCGTCTGGATGATGCGCCAGGCAGGACGCTATCTGCCAGAATACCGGGAAACGAGAAAACAGGCCGGTGGGTTCCTGGATCTCTGCTACAATCCCGATCTTGCGGTGGAAGTGACACTGCAGCCCATCAGGCGCTTTGGCTTTGATGCCTCGATCCTCTTTTCCGACATTCTCGTCGTGCCGCACGCGCTTGGTCGCGATCTGCGCTTCGAGGAAGGGAGAGGTCCGCTGCTGACGCCTATCGACGTTGGCGGTATCGCAAAACTGGAGACATCGGGTTTTCACGATCATCTGGCGCCGGTCTACGAAACGGTGCGCCGGCTTCGAAGAGAGCTTCCAGACGAAACGACGCTGCTCGGTTTCTGCGGGGCGCCCTGGACCGTGGCGACCTACATGATCGCTGGGCATGGCACACCGGATCAGGCGCCGGCCCGCATGTTTGCCCTGGAGCAGCCTGAGGCATTCTCCGCTCTGATAGACTGCCTTGCAGACTGTTCTGCAGAGTATCTCATCCGGCAGATAGACGCCGGGGCGGACGCGGTCCAGATCTTCGATTCCTGGGCCGGTGTTCTCGACGAACTGTCCTTCGAGCGGTGGTGTGTGAGACCTGTCGCGCGCATGGTGGCGAAAATCCGGGAAAAACACCCCGACACCCCGATCATCGGTTTCCCGAAGGGTGCAGGCGCACTTTACGCGGGCTATCGCCGGGAGACGGGCGTGACGGCACTCGGGCTAGACTGGACGGTTCCTTTGGGCACAGCGCGCCGTCTGCAGGCCGAGGGAGCGGTTCAGGGTAATCTGGACCCCTTCAGGCTCATAGCAGGCGGAGAGGCGCTCCATGAAGGCGTGGATGCGATTATCGAGGCGCTGCGCCATGGGCCTTTCATTTTCAATCTAGGTCACGGCATCACACCAAAGACGCCGGTTGAACACGTTGAAGCGATGCTGAAACGGATCCGGGAGGCACAGTGA
- a CDS encoding pyruvate, water dikinase regulatory protein, giving the protein MQQPQRFFHLHMISDATGETLLAAGRAAAAQYKDARAIEHIYPLIRNEKQLARVLDEVEREPGIVLYTVVDQKLARQVDESCAALGLPCVSVLEPVLMVFQSYLGTPAGRRMGAQHVLDAQYFHRIEALNFTMDHDDGQLPLDVEEADVILVGISRTSKTPTSIYLANRGVKTANVPIVLDIKLPEQLSTAKRPLIVGLVASAERISQIRQNRILGSVDENAFNPYTDRVTISREIAYARQICARHGWPVIDVTRRSIEETAAAILALYAKSKENRG; this is encoded by the coding sequence GTGCAACAGCCGCAGCGCTTCTTCCATCTTCACATGATTTCTGATGCGACCGGTGAGACTCTGCTCGCCGCAGGACGCGCCGCAGCCGCGCAATACAAGGATGCGCGGGCGATCGAACATATTTATCCGCTGATTCGAAACGAGAAGCAGCTTGCCCGTGTTCTCGATGAGGTGGAGCGGGAGCCAGGCATTGTGCTTTACACTGTTGTGGACCAGAAACTTGCCCGCCAGGTGGATGAAAGCTGTGCTGCTCTCGGCCTGCCCTGTGTGTCAGTGCTGGAACCCGTTCTGATGGTCTTTCAGTCCTATCTCGGAACGCCGGCGGGAAGGCGCATGGGCGCTCAGCATGTGCTTGATGCGCAATATTTTCACCGCATCGAAGCACTGAATTTCACGATGGATCATGATGATGGACAGCTACCCCTTGATGTGGAGGAAGCCGATGTCATTCTCGTGGGTATCTCTCGAACGTCCAAGACACCAACCAGTATCTATCTGGCAAACAGGGGCGTTAAGACCGCAAATGTGCCCATTGTTCTGGACATAAAGCTTCCGGAGCAGCTTTCCACTGCGAAACGGCCTCTGATCGTTGGTCTGGTCGCCTCTGCGGAGCGCATTTCTCAAATCCGTCAAAACCGGATTCTCGGATCGGTGGATGAGAACGCTTTCAACCCCTATACCGACCGGGTGACCATTTCCCGAGAGATTGCATATGCACGCCAGATCTGCGCACGCCATGGATGGCCGGTAATAGACGTGACCCGCCGCTCGATCGAGGAAACTGCAGCAGCCATTCTCGCATTGTATGCGAAGTCTAAGGAAAACCGAGGGTAA
- a CDS encoding Maf-like protein → MTETSDIILASGSAFRQKMLRDAGVTFRVERSTIDERSVESALEGSGSDPETLAQILAEAKAVDVSEREPGALVIGADQTLSLGDEVFHKPADMEGARRHLLKLSGRTHQLNSAVVIARDGEVIWRHVGVARLTMRDLDPGFIGRHLSSVGEKALASVGAYQIEGEGIQLFEKIEGDTFTIVGLPLLPLLAELRALEAIDG, encoded by the coding sequence ATGACCGAGACTTCCGACATCATTCTGGCGTCTGGCAGCGCTTTCCGCCAGAAAATGCTGCGCGATGCCGGCGTGACATTCCGTGTTGAGCGCTCCACGATCGATGAGCGCTCCGTGGAGAGTGCGCTGGAGGGGAGCGGATCAGACCCTGAAACGCTTGCCCAGATCCTCGCGGAAGCCAAGGCCGTCGATGTTTCCGAACGTGAGCCGGGCGCGCTGGTGATCGGGGCGGATCAGACACTTTCGCTGGGTGATGAAGTGTTTCACAAGCCGGCTGATATGGAAGGCGCGCGCCGCCACCTTCTGAAACTGTCCGGGCGCACGCATCAGCTCAACAGTGCCGTGGTCATTGCCCGCGATGGCGAGGTGATCTGGCGGCATGTGGGCGTTGCCCGCCTCACCATGCGCGATCTCGACCCCGGTTTCATAGGCAGGCACCTTTCCAGTGTCGGTGAAAAGGCACTTGCGAGCGTTGGTGCCTACCAGATTGAAGGTGAGGGCATTCAGCTGTTTGAAAAGATTGAAGGCGATACGTTCACAATAGTCGGCCTGCCGCTTCTGCCACTGCTTGCGGAACTGCGGGCCCTGGAGGCTATCGATGGCTGA
- a CDS encoding shikimate dehydrogenase translates to MADLRAFVCGHPIAHSRSPLIHGFWLAEHGINGSYEKLDIAPLDFSGFLKELPASGYAGGNVTLPHKEAAFAAVHRRDEAAEMIGAVNTLWFESGKLIGGNTDAYGFAAHLSASAPSWGDGETAVVLGAGGAARAIVHAIQKAGYKKICIVNRTLARAQELATRFGKGVEAHDWAEISTLLGNADLVVNTSALGMTGQPPLDISLDPVPEGAIVSDIVYAPLETKLLAAAAKRGLQAVDGLGMLLHQAVPGFERWFGVRPVVSGALRDHVLAGEAA, encoded by the coding sequence ATGGCTGATCTTCGCGCATTCGTCTGCGGACATCCGATCGCCCATTCGCGCTCGCCCCTCATTCACGGGTTTTGGCTTGCCGAGCATGGCATCAATGGCAGCTATGAAAAACTGGATATCGCTCCGCTTGATTTCAGTGGTTTTCTAAAAGAATTGCCGGCTTCAGGATATGCGGGGGGTAATGTCACCCTGCCCCACAAGGAGGCCGCCTTTGCCGCGGTACATCGGCGTGATGAAGCCGCAGAGATGATCGGGGCGGTCAACACGCTTTGGTTTGAATCCGGCAAACTGATCGGCGGAAATACGGACGCTTACGGCTTTGCGGCGCATTTGAGCGCCAGCGCACCGAGTTGGGGAGATGGCGAAACGGCAGTCGTGCTCGGCGCAGGCGGTGCGGCACGTGCAATCGTCCACGCTATTCAGAAAGCCGGCTATAAAAAAATCTGCATCGTCAATCGCACACTTGCCCGTGCGCAGGAACTCGCGACCCGCTTCGGCAAAGGCGTCGAAGCCCACGACTGGGCGGAAATATCTACGCTTCTTGGCAACGCAGATCTCGTGGTCAATACGAGCGCTCTCGGCATGACCGGCCAGCCACCGCTGGATATCTCGCTCGACCCTGTGCCGGAAGGCGCCATTGTCAGCGATATCGTTTACGCCCCGCTAGAGACCAAGCTTCTTGCTGCTGCTGCGAAGCGCGGATTGCAGGCCGTCGATGGTCTCGGCATGTTGCTGCATCAGGCTGTGCCCGGCTTTGAGCGCTGGTTCGGTGTCCGGCCGGTGGTATCGGGCGCATTGCGGGATCATGTGCTTGCTGGCGAGGCTGCATGA
- the coaE gene encoding dephospho-CoA kinase (Dephospho-CoA kinase (CoaE) performs the final step in coenzyme A biosynthesis.) — protein sequence MTIVLGLTGSIGMGKSTTGRMFMDEGVPVHDADAAVHRLYAGVAAPLIEARFPGTVVEGTVDRTRLAEAVMGKPEAFKALEEIVHPLVRQDADNFVADHREKGTPIVVLDIPLLFETGGEDRVDRIVVVTAPAEEQRRRVLSRPGMTEEKFAAILARQVPDAEKRKRANFIIDTGKGMEPARQAVKAVIRELSPTDEGAR from the coding sequence ATGACAATCGTGCTTGGCCTGACCGGCTCCATCGGCATGGGGAAGTCCACCACGGGCAGAATGTTCATGGACGAAGGCGTCCCGGTTCACGATGCCGACGCGGCTGTTCATCGCCTCTATGCCGGCGTCGCCGCACCACTGATCGAAGCGCGGTTTCCCGGAACAGTGGTTGAGGGCACGGTTGACCGAACCCGCCTCGCCGAGGCGGTCATGGGAAAACCGGAAGCCTTCAAGGCGCTGGAAGAGATCGTCCATCCCCTTGTGCGGCAGGATGCCGATAATTTCGTAGCCGATCATCGGGAAAAAGGCACACCCATCGTTGTGCTCGACATCCCGCTCCTTTTTGAAACCGGTGGCGAGGACCGTGTCGATCGCATTGTCGTGGTTACTGCCCCCGCGGAAGAGCAGCGCCGAAGGGTTCTCTCACGTCCCGGAATGACGGAGGAGAAGTTCGCGGCCATCCTTGCTCGCCAGGTGCCCGATGCGGAAAAACGCAAGCGCGCAAATTTCATCATAGATACGGGGAAAGGCATGGAGCCGGCGCGACAAGCTGTGAAAGCGGTGATACGCGAACTTTCCCCAACGGATGAGGGCGCGAGATGA
- the dnaQ gene encoding DNA polymerase III subunit epsilon, producing MREIVFDTETTGLDSNEDRVIELGCVELDNRFPTGRTLHHFINAQGRSVHPEAQAVHGISDADLADKPVFGAILDEFLEFIDGAKLVAHNANFDIGFINAEFDRLGVPPVDPGLVVDTLAIARRKHPMGPNSLDALCRRYGIDNSHRTKHGALLDAELLAEVYIELIGGKQAALGLEVSSGRDDAGQEASQGLVRVSARPSPLPPRISEAERAAHDALVEKLGEKSLWRTLRA from the coding sequence ATGCGCGAAATCGTTTTTGATACGGAAACCACAGGCCTCGATTCCAACGAAGACCGGGTGATCGAGCTTGGCTGTGTGGAGCTGGACAACCGCTTTCCGACCGGCCGCACACTGCATCATTTCATCAATGCGCAGGGGCGCTCCGTTCACCCTGAAGCTCAGGCGGTTCACGGCATTTCCGATGCTGATCTGGCCGACAAACCGGTGTTCGGAGCGATTCTCGATGAGTTTCTGGAATTCATCGATGGCGCAAAGCTCGTCGCGCACAATGCCAATTTCGATATTGGCTTCATCAATGCCGAGTTCGACAGACTTGGTGTGCCGCCAGTGGATCCGGGTCTTGTGGTCGACACATTGGCCATCGCGCGCCGAAAGCATCCAATGGGCCCGAATTCGCTTGATGCGCTCTGCCGCCGCTATGGTATCGATAACAGTCACCGTACCAAGCACGGTGCCTTGCTCGACGCAGAGCTTCTCGCCGAGGTCTATATCGAACTGATCGGTGGAAAGCAGGCCGCATTGGGGCTTGAGGTCTCTTCAGGCCGCGATGATGCAGGGCAAGAAGCAAGTCAAGGATTGGTAAGGGTTTCGGCAAGGCCTTCACCTCTTCCACCCAGGATCAGCGAAGCCGAACGCGCAGCGCATGATGCGCTGGTTGAAAAGCTCGGTGAAAAATCCCTCTGGCGCACTTTGCGTGCCTGA
- the secB gene encoding protein-export chaperone SecB: protein MAKKPEEKTEGANGSNGAQPSLNVLTQYVKDLSFESPGAPQSLRGRSEAPAININVNVNANPLGDTDYDVVLTLNAKAEAEGKVLFNVELIYGGVFRVAGFPQEHMLPVLFIECPRLLFPFARQVIADTTRAGGFPPLMIDPIDFARMFQQRVAEEQAKGQVQVS from the coding sequence ATGGCGAAGAAACCAGAAGAAAAGACTGAAGGTGCGAACGGGAGCAACGGTGCTCAGCCCTCTCTGAATGTGCTGACGCAGTATGTGAAGGACCTTTCCTTCGAAAGCCCGGGCGCTCCGCAGTCGCTGCGTGGCCGTTCCGAAGCGCCGGCTATCAACATCAACGTCAACGTCAACGCCAATCCGCTCGGCGACACGGACTACGATGTTGTGCTGACCCTCAATGCCAAGGCCGAGGCCGAAGGCAAGGTCCTGTTCAATGTCGAGCTGATCTATGGTGGTGTCTTCCGGGTCGCCGGTTTCCCGCAGGAACACATGCTGCCGGTTCTCTTCATCGAGTGCCCGCGTCTGCTGTTCCCCTTTGCCCGTCAGGTGATCGCAGATACGACGCGTGCAGGCGGCTTCCCTCCGCTCATGATCGATCCGATCGATTTTGCCCGCATGTTCCAGCAGCGTGTGGCCGAAGAACAGGCAAAGGGCCAAGTTCAGGTTTCCTGA